A genomic segment from Malaclemys terrapin pileata isolate rMalTer1 chromosome 1, rMalTer1.hap1, whole genome shotgun sequence encodes:
- the MTMR6 gene encoding myotubularin-related protein 6, which yields MEHIRTTKVEQVKLIDRFSTSNKSLMGTLYLTATHLLFIDSSQKETWILHHHIAAVEKLALTTSGCPLVIQCKNFRVVHFIVPRERDCHDIYNSLLQLSKPASYNELYAFSYNPKQNESKRLQGWQLIDLAEEYKRMGVPNSNWQLSDANRDYEICDSYPRELYVPRTASKPVIVGSSKFRSKGRFPVLSYYHRDKEAAICRCSQPLSGFSARCLEDENMLHAISIANPAHHYMYVMDTRPKLNAMANRAAGKGYENEDNYANIRFQFVGIENIHVMRSSLQKLLEVSGTKALSVNSFLSGLENSGWLRHIKAVLDAAIFLAKAVAVENATVLVHCSDGWDRTSQVCSPGSLLLDSHYRTIRGFMVLIEKDWISFGHKFSDRCGQLDGDPKEISPVFTQFLEGVWHLTEQFPQAFEYNEAFLLQIHEHVHSCQFGNFLGNCQKEREELKLKEKTYSLWPFLLDEQKKYLNPLYNRDFSQKLVLLEPNTASFNFKFWINMYHQFDRTMHPRQSVFNLIMTMSEQNKQLEKDFKELEAKMKQRNRQPEELLTKEPLQSVHPASPALKTSPSFKKEQPLLPMNDSIRTIEGSNTADNRYSEYMEELSKAEPAVVSLEYGVARMTC from the exons ATACTGCATCATCATATCGCTGCAGTGGAGAAACTTGCCTTGACTACTTCAGGCTGCCCTCTTGTGATCCAGTGCAAGAACTTCAGGGTAGTTCACTTTATTGTTCCCAGAGAAAGGGATTGTCATGACATTTACAACTCTTTGCTGCAACTGTCAAAACCAG cAAGCTACAATGAACTGTATGCCTTCTCTTACAATCCAAAACAAAATGAGTCTAAGCGGCTGCAAGGCTGGCAGCTCATTGACCTAGCAGAAGAATATAAGCGGATGGGCGTGCCAAACTCTAACTGGCAGTTGTCCGATGCTAATCGTGATTATGAG ATTTGTGACTCCTATCCCAGAGAACTTTATGTTCCCAGAACTGCAAGCAAGCCCGTAATCGTTGGTAGCTCCAAATTTAGAAGCAAAGGAAGATTCCCAGTGTTATCATATTATCACAGAGATAAAGAG GCTGCCATTTGCAGATGCAGTCAACCTCTCTCAGGTTTCAGTGCCAGGTGTCTGGAGGATGAAAATATGCTGCATGCGATCAGTATAGCCAACCCTGCTCATCACTATATGTATGTCATGGACACTCGACCTAAG CTTAATGCAATGGCAAACAGAGCAGCAGGTAAAGGCTATGAAAATGAAGACAACTATGCTAACATTAGATTCCAGTTTGTTGGAATTGAAAACATTCACGTAATGAGATCCAGCCTGCAGAAACTTTTAGAAG TCAGTGGTACAAAAGCTTTGTCTGTCAACAGTTTCTTGTCTGGTTTGGAGAACTCTGGCTGGCTGCGTCATATCAAAGCTGTATTGGATGCTGCTATCTTCTTAGCCAAA GCAGTAGCAGTTGAAAATGCGACTGTGCTAGTTCATTGCTCTGATGGCTGGGACAGGACTTCCCAAGTTTGTTCCCCTGGATCTCTCTTGTTGGATTCGCATTATAGAACAATCAGAGGCTTCATG GTTTTGATAGAGAAGGACTGGATCTCTTTTGGACACAAATTTTCTGACAG ATGTGGTCAATTGGATGGTGACCCAAAGGAAATCTCTCCAGTGTTCACTCAGTTTTTAGAAGGTGTGTGGCATCTCACAGAGCAGTTTCCACAAGCCTTTGAATACAATGAAGCTTTTCTCCTTCAGATTCATGAACACGTCCATTCATGCCAATTTGGAAACTTCCTTGGAAACTGCCAAAAAGAACGAGAAGAACTAAA ATTGAAAGAGAAAACTTATTCCTTATGGCCATTCCTTCTGGATGAGCAAAAGAAGTATCTTAATCCTCTATACAATCGAGATTTTTCTCAGAAACTTGTCCTCTTGGAGCCTAACACAGCGTCCTTCAATTTTAA GTTTTGGATAAATATGTACCATCAGTTTGACCGAACTATGCACCCCAGGCAATCTGTATTTAATCTCATCATGACCATGAGTGAACAAAATAAACAACTGGAGAAAGACTTTAAAGAACTGGAAGCT aaaatgaaacaaagaaacagGCAACCAGAAGAACTCCTCACTAAGGAACCATTGCAGTCTGTCCATCCTGCTTCACCAGCACTTAAAACTTCTCCAAGCTTTAAGAAGGAGCAGCCTCTGTTACCGATGAATGACTCCATTCGGACTATAGAGGGCAGCAACACAGCAGACAATCGCTACAGTGAATACATGGAGGAGTTGTCAAAAGCTGAGCCTGCTGTTGTCAGCTTGGAGTATGGAGTGGCAAGGATGACCTGTTAG